From the Pseudomonas putida genome, one window contains:
- the phaZ gene encoding poly(3-hydroxyalkanoate) depolymerase produces the protein MPLPYIFRTVELDDQSIRTAVRPGKPHLTPLLIFNGIGANLELVFPFIEALDPDLEVIAFDVPGVGGSSTPRHPYRFPGLAKLTARMLDYLDYGQVNVIGVSWGGALAQQFAHDYPERCKKLVLAATAAGAVMVPGKPKVLWMMASPRRYVQPSHVIRIAPLIYGGGFRRDPELAMHHAAKVRSGGKMGYYWQLFAGLGWTSIHWLHKIQQPTLVLAGDDDPLIPLINMRLLAWRIPNAQLHIIDDGHLFLITRAEAVAPIIMKFLQQERQRAVMHPSPASGG, from the coding sequence ATGCCGCTACCCTACATCTTCCGCACCGTCGAGCTGGACGACCAATCCATCCGCACCGCGGTGCGCCCGGGCAAGCCGCACCTGACGCCATTGCTGATCTTCAACGGCATCGGCGCCAACCTGGAGCTGGTGTTCCCGTTCATCGAGGCACTGGACCCGGACCTGGAAGTCATCGCCTTCGACGTCCCCGGCGTGGGCGGCTCGTCCACGCCACGCCACCCTTACCGTTTTCCCGGCCTGGCCAAGCTGACGGCGCGCATGCTCGACTACCTGGACTACGGCCAGGTCAATGTCATCGGTGTGTCCTGGGGCGGCGCCCTGGCGCAGCAATTCGCCCATGACTACCCCGAGCGCTGCAAGAAGCTGGTGCTGGCGGCCACTGCGGCGGGTGCAGTTATGGTGCCCGGCAAGCCCAAGGTGCTGTGGATGATGGCCAGCCCCAGGCGTTACGTGCAGCCTTCCCATGTCATCCGCATCGCGCCGCTGATCTATGGCGGTGGTTTTCGCCGCGACCCGGAGCTGGCCATGCACCACGCCGCCAAGGTGCGCTCCGGCGGCAAGATGGGCTACTACTGGCAGCTGTTCGCCGGGCTGGGCTGGACCAGCATCCACTGGCTGCACAAGATCCAGCAGCCGACCCTGGTGCTGGCCGGCGACGACGACCCGCTGATCCCGCTGATCAACATGCGCCTGCTGGCCTGGCGAATTCCCAATGCCCAGCTACACATTATCGACGACGGCCATCTGTTCCTGATCACCCGGGCCGAGGCCGTCGCCCCCATCATCATGAAGTTTCTCCAGCAAGAACGTCAGCGCGCGGTCATGCACCCCAGTCCGGCCTCTGGTGGCTGA
- the phaC gene encoding class II poly(R)-hydroxyalkanoic acid synthase, whose product MKEKPAKGTSTLPATSMNVQNAILGVRGRDLISTLRSVGRHSLLNPLHTARHLLTLGGQLGRVMLGDTPYQPSARDARFNDPTWSQNPFYRRSLQAYLAWQKQTRLWIEESHLSDDDRARAHFLFTLINDALAPSNSLLNPLAVKELFNTGGQSLVRGVAHLLDDLRHNDGLPRQVDERAFEVGGNLASTPGAVVFRNDLLELIQYKPMSEKQYARPVLVVPPQINKYYIFDLQPTNSYVQYMLKNGLQVFMVSWRNPDPRHREWGLSSYVQALEEALNACRSISGSRDPNLMGACAGGLTMAALQGHLQAKHQLRRVRSATYLVSLLDSKFDSPASLFADEQTIEAAKRRSYQRGVLDGGEVARIFAWMRPNDLIWNYWVNNYLLGKTPPAFDILYWNADSTRLPAALHGDLLDFFKVNPLTHAAGLEVCGTPIDLKQVDLDSFTVAGSNDHITPWDAVYRSALLLGGDRQFVLANSGHIQSIINPPGNPKAYYLENPKLSSDPRAWFHDAQRRDGSWWPLWLEWITPRSGPLKAPRTELGNTTYPPLGPAPGTYVLTR is encoded by the coding sequence ATGAAAGAAAAACCGGCCAAAGGAACGTCAACGCTCCCCGCCACCAGCATGAACGTGCAGAACGCCATCCTCGGCGTACGCGGTCGCGACCTGATTTCCACCTTGCGCAGTGTTGGCCGCCACAGCTTGCTCAATCCACTGCACACTGCCCGCCACCTGCTGACGCTGGGCGGCCAGCTGGGCCGCGTGATGCTCGGCGACACGCCCTACCAGCCGAGCGCGCGGGATGCCCGTTTCAACGATCCTACGTGGAGCCAGAACCCGTTCTACCGGCGCAGCCTGCAGGCCTACCTGGCTTGGCAGAAACAAACCCGCCTGTGGATCGAAGAAAGCCACCTGAGCGACGATGACCGGGCCCGTGCGCACTTTCTGTTCACCCTGATCAACGACGCCCTGGCACCGAGCAATTCGCTGCTCAACCCGCTGGCGGTCAAGGAACTGTTCAATACCGGCGGGCAGAGCCTGGTGCGTGGCGTCGCCCACCTGCTCGACGATTTGCGCCACAACGACGGCCTGCCGCGCCAGGTGGACGAGCGCGCCTTCGAAGTGGGCGGCAACCTGGCATCCACGCCCGGCGCCGTGGTGTTCCGCAACGATCTGCTGGAGCTCATCCAGTACAAGCCGATGAGCGAAAAGCAGTACGCCCGGCCCGTGCTGGTAGTGCCGCCGCAAATCAACAAGTACTACATCTTCGACCTGCAGCCGACCAACAGCTATGTCCAGTACATGCTCAAGAACGGCCTGCAGGTGTTCATGGTCAGCTGGCGCAACCCCGACCCACGTCACCGCGAGTGGGGCCTGTCGAGCTATGTGCAGGCCCTGGAAGAAGCACTCAACGCCTGCCGCAGCATCAGCGGCAGCCGCGACCCGAACCTGATGGGCGCCTGCGCCGGGGGCCTGACCATGGCCGCACTGCAGGGCCACCTGCAGGCCAAGCACCAGCTGCGCCGGGTACGCAGCGCCACTTACCTGGTCAGCCTGCTCGACAGCAAGTTCGACAGCCCGGCCAGCCTGTTCGCCGACGAACAGACCATCGAGGCAGCCAAGCGTCGCTCGTACCAGCGTGGCGTGCTGGACGGTGGCGAGGTGGCGCGGATCTTCGCCTGGATGCGACCCAACGACCTGATCTGGAACTACTGGGTCAACAACTACCTGCTCGGCAAAACCCCGCCGGCCTTCGACATTCTCTACTGGAACGCCGACAGCACCCGCCTGCCGGCCGCGCTGCACGGTGACTTGCTGGACTTCTTCAAGGTCAACCCGCTGACCCACGCTGCGGGCCTGGAAGTGTGCGGCACACCCATCGATCTCAAACAGGTCGATCTCGACAGTTTCACCGTGGCCGGCAGCAACGACCACATCACGCCGTGGGACGCGGTGTACCGCTCGGCCTTGCTGCTCGGTGGCGACCGGCAATTCGTGCTGGCCAACAGCGGGCACATCCAGAGCATCATCAACCCACCCGGCAACCCCAAGGCCTACTACCTGGAAAACCCCAAGCTCTCGAGCGACCCTCGCGCCTGGTTCCATGACGCACAGCGCCGCGACGGTAGCTGGTGGCCGTTGTGGCTGGAGTGGATCACGCCGCGCTCCGGCCCGCTCAAGGCGCCACGCACGGAACTGGGCAACACCACCTATCCACCGCTGGGCCCTGCGCCAGGCACCTATGTCCTGACCCGATGA
- a CDS encoding TetR/AcrR family transcriptional regulator, whose protein sequence is MKTRDRILECALQLFNSQGEPNVSTLEIANELGISPGNLYYHFHGKEPLIHGLFDRFEEALMPLLDPPLEVRLEAEDYWLFLHLIVERMAQYRFLFQDLSNLTGRLPKLARGMRSLINALKRTLAALLASLKGQGQVVSETQALGQLVEQITLTLMFSLDYQRVLGREGDVGIVVYQVMMLVAPHLEVQARAAAEELAVRYLEG, encoded by the coding sequence ATGAAGACCCGCGACCGTATCCTCGAATGCGCCCTGCAGTTGTTCAACTCGCAGGGCGAGCCGAATGTCTCGACCCTGGAGATCGCCAACGAACTGGGCATCAGCCCGGGCAACCTGTACTACCACTTCCACGGCAAGGAACCCTTGATCCACGGGTTGTTCGACCGTTTCGAGGAAGCGCTGATGCCGCTGCTCGACCCTCCGCTGGAGGTGCGCCTGGAGGCCGAGGACTACTGGCTGTTCCTGCACTTGATCGTCGAGCGCATGGCGCAGTACCGGTTTCTGTTCCAGGACCTGTCCAACCTGACCGGGCGTTTGCCGAAACTGGCGCGGGGCATGCGCAGCCTGATCAATGCGCTCAAGCGCACACTGGCGGCATTGCTGGCCAGCCTCAAGGGCCAGGGGCAGGTGGTCAGTGAGACGCAAGCACTGGGGCAACTGGTGGAGCAGATCACCCTGACCCTGATGTTCTCGCTGGATTACCAGCGGGTGCTGGGGCGCGAGGGCGATGTAGGGATCGTGGTGTATCAGGTGATGATGCTGGTGGCGCCGCATCTGGAGGTGCAGGCACGGGCGGCGGCCGAGGAGTTGGCGGTGCGGTATCTGGAGGGGTAG